One Plasmodium berghei ANKA genome assembly, chromosome: 13 genomic region harbors:
- a CDS encoding syntaxin-6, putative produces the protein MKTESNDPFYEAEREVNISVKKLQHMYSNWNSLPNKNSILAKEKYYLMKDEIKYLNKDVDDLENSIDVVKKNTHKFNISNEEIENRTKSLKIIRAILNDVASDLTNTVLNPNIYMMDDYNNIAINKQNDDLEELAESAERLHNAAITINTELKDQQRLLDELENEMDNSNEKMNFVTKNISDYLQTNNPKIISLILYLTGISFFLLFVLVVT, from the exons ATGAAAACAGAAAGTAATGATCCATTTTATGAAGCAGAACG gGAAGTCAATATTTctgtaaaaaaattacagcACATGTATAGCAACTGGAACTCTTTGcctaataaaaattcaat tCTAGCAAAAGAAAAGTATTACTTAATGaaagatgaaataaaatacttaAATAAAGATGTTGATGACTTAGAGAATTCGATTGAtgttgttaaaaaaaacacacataaatttaatattagcaacgaagaaatagaaaatagAACAAAATCGTTAAAAATTATTCGCGCCATTCTAAATGATGTTGCATCGGATTTAACAAATACG gTCTTGAACCCTAATATCTATATGATGGATGACTATAACAAc atTGCAATTAACAAACAGAACGATGACTTAGAAGAGTTAGCAGAATCGGCGGAAAGATTACATAATGCCGCCATTACAATAAATACAGAATTAAAAGACCAACAACg gCTGCTTGATGAACTAGAAAACGAAATGGATAATTCAA atgaaaaaatgaattttgtcacaaaaaatatatccgATTATTTGCAAACAAATA atccaaaaattatatcattaataCTTTACCTAACCGgaatatctttttttttgttatttgtCCTAGTGGttacataa